atattctaattctaTAGACATGATGAtgtttacaatatgtacaaaaacttATTCTAAGCCTAtgctttgtataaatattttaaggataAGAATAGCGACGTTTTATTCATATGTACTTTCCATAAAAGCTATTgctttgtgtttatttttatgtaatactaaaTACAActgtcattattattaaaatggatcacaaaataaaaaaggcaaaacaatGAATGGGTTCATTTAAGTCAGGTAATCTTACTGAAAGTTCTTTCTGGTTATTCTTTATGtacaatctttatttttttattttatcaatttacatACCAGTAAGTTATATACAATACAgtaagttatatacaaaaatgttggaATTTGatatccaaattaaatttttatttgtttgtaaataaatagttgtaaataaacaaataactttttgGTAAGTTTGAGTGTGaagtatttattctaaaaattctattaaaaatccATAACATGAAAAATGGAGAGAATATTTTAAACGTAGCAGTAGAAATAATCTGATATTAAGTTACTACatctaaaattttggaattacTAGATCAGATCAGATAAAGGCTGTATTAATGTTctgaaatttagttaaaaaagcaatagtgcaatttaaattttatagcgCGTGGTAAATTCCACTTAGACAGAAGTTTCTATTGgaaatactttcttatgaaatTCAAATAACAACTGCTAATGTGCCAGGGTCACACATAATTAAGGAGGAACACACATTATATCAAGTTGACAGAGActtgttaaaaacattaatgtacCGTACTAATGACAATCCACAGCATTTGTTATCGACAATCCACAGCATTTATTATCGACAATTCATagcatttattattgtatttatcgCAGACAACAACCACAATAGAGGTTGTGCTATACAAATTTAACAGTTAAGTTTTACATGTCTAATTAATAATCATCGTAAATGAGGTTGAAAAAAGACGATAATGTATGTATCACCAAAATTGGATTTCTCACAATTAACTCTTAGTGTTTTagttttcagaattttaaaatagtaaaaaacaagGTGTGGAAAATTAAGCCGTGTGTCAGAAAAATTGTgcttattaaaaagtatttgtgaaataaaaaaaatacattttgtaaatttatcgCTAAAAACTTATAGATACATATGTAATCTGCTAAGTTTCTTCAAGTACAATATgggcattaaaataaaattataatttgcacgcaattaaaaaaaaatttagatataaacttgtttaaaacATATACGGATTAATATTGCTATTACACTTTCAGCCTCAACagcataaattatttacattttgaatttcctaattataacaaacaaatatgaacattttttcGATTATTATGATTActaaatcttgaaaaaaaaaacaataatttatttttacattgcacTTTTAACTGCCTTCGCTATTCTACTACTACgcgtaaatgaaaaatttataaatgactaCTTTCACTACAAATTACGATTACAAAATACACTTCAAAGTGAATTTGATCGGCAAATACATTGATGGCTTGTGCTGTAGTAGAAGTGATTTTTCAAACCAAGGAAGTACAGCCTGGGAGTTAGCGAGGGTGACTAGAAATGTTGCGCTCAGGGCTTCTTGTTCTTGAGTGGTGTGGGGGTGCTCTTGGGCAGTGTGAGGGGAAGGGGGAGGGGGGCACCTCCACTACCCCCACTGCTACCACCGAACCGGTTGTGCGTATGGTCCAGCTTGATCACACACGAACAGCAGGACGGGAACTGGAATGAGTCTGAGATGACGCCTTGGCCGGTGCCGTTCAGTGCTACCAACTTGCGGTAGATGTACTTCTGCTTGCACTGCGATCGGTAGCCGTTTGGTAGACTTGCGGGGAATGAGCATTCCCGATCGTTCCTGTGACACAGAAGGGtgttattaaataagttaaacttACTTAAAAGTTCTacaaaataaaagtgttacaGAAATGTATTCGAAATCAACCCTGTCGTGAACTccgacatattttatatttatcagtcTTCTGCTTTATGAAcactaagtattaaaatatcaccaaatttgtaaaagtagctcattgtttacaaatttctcaATCATTCTAAGAGCTGGACAACTCTAATTTCTACCTGTCCGCATGAAAGCTTGAGAATGAACTAaactacagattttaaattttgtaaaaagcttcatttctatataagcaacgtCAAGTACGATGATGGTGCgtatgggatttggttgagtgttagcAGAAATGTTCAGATTGGtcattggtaaccatgatggaaacgagaaaatcgcagaattaatcaatttttaaatgaaatgagtGCAATCATATGACTTTATATATGAGACATTGTCTTggaattttacatgcaacctcttCGAAGCCTCTACGGGACACATGGTGTGAATCTATTAACTATTATCGATTAAGAATTATTTCTCTTATTGGGAATTTCCTTCAACTTCTTGTGTATATATGTAGTTTTTTGTTAACATATGACATACAGTGATACGAGGTTgattatcacaaaaataatatatacttaattcaTCAGGGAAGATGACTTACAGACACTTCTCCACGCGAACGCCCTGGATGTACTCGTCTTGGTTGATTACAAACAGCCAGTTACCTTCAATGTTCTTGGCCATCTTTGGGTAAACAGTGTGCTCCTGtaacaaaacatacattttttgtgattttattttaccagttataatgaaaatgtatttaatgatgCAGGACGATAAAATATGTGATAGATATATTATCAACCTTACCAATTATCCTTGCATTTGATTTATACGACAGCTATCCGGAAAGTAGgttacgttttgatataaacaaaaaacaaagtacaagtaaaaaaattgtattacatacattttaaaatgacactaaatactatttttcaacatagttaaaatacaaatttaggcacttatcatggTGATCTagttttgaaatatgttataaaattctgctgcctgaaacttcaaccaggtagtcaaTTAACGCAGGTGGCCATGGCTCCttccaagatttaaaaaaattatgtttttatgaaaaaactaattactCTTGAACTATgaccataaaaaatttaataaacttaattaatcaATTGAACTTTGAGTATGAGTAAATTTCTTTCTaagcattattattttacagaaatgcAAAATTTCCTGTTACAGTAGCAGTGAtggtaaaacatttgtatttaatatcaacaaatattttagtttttggatcattattgtgttcaaaaattaatttaggattgagctattgttttatatatttgaaacagaGAGCAGTTCTAACCTTATTCTACCCATTGCTGATGGGCCATGGCCTATATGGAGATCTTACGAAACAGTACAAGGAGGGGAATCAGTACAGCACAAAGTCAatagtattgataaaaagtgctacagtCACTTTCAGGATTTGAGCCTGAGCTATGTCTAATTCATGTCCAAAGTCTATTTGGCCATCGGATTCCCCATTACTGCAATGTTATTTAAACGCTATACAGTTCTAacgtaaactaaataaaactagcCTAAAACTAACTTAACACGTTCACAACAACGGCTTTTTTCCGGACCTTATTATTTGCcctttaatttttctataacaatTGCAAAAAACCGTgatcgttttttttttacatttaacgtCAAATGGGTAAAAGTATGTAGGCTTcgtaattttgcacaaaaaaaattatttcaatatgtttttttcaatttctctTCGTGTATCCCAGgggtacttaaaaaaattaatttaccttaaaaatgaaGCAATTGAGCATCCGATGGTGGTCACGATAGTctgacatatttatttaaatgcgagatcaaatttaacaaaccaaaaacaataaaagtgCAATAAGGAAAACATGTACCCGATCGAGTGCATGACACGCTTTACGAAACCCTGGTGTGTACACGATCTGGTACAcaacggcagttgtgaaagatctcATGTACCTGATGGGGTACATGTTGTCGTGaacgtattaaataaaattaggaaattgttaacgtattcaaataaaatttttctgaagCTTTAGTGAATtcaatatatgtatgtgtatatgtgtatatatatatatatatatatatatatatatatatatatatatatatatatactagcagttgcaCGCAGTTTCCTGTTGGagaacagtacactatattcacatattctttttctatcacattctaaacattcctgagataattgatagtcgttattttgtgagcctcttgggcgcgtTATGacggtatgtaccatatttcctgcctctatcttttgTGGTTTTTGGTAGGTGTTGaaaagttattcagtacaatttatttatatggattaacagctgttaagtatcagttcactttgtattatgtgtcttagcgcagtctgccggattgaaggtaaaacattccaaaatcaacaacagtttataaataaaatattgattaaataaacaatttaaattggaccgagtTGTAAATCTAAACTATTCtcaaattccattgaaaacatacacaaaatttcatcaaaatcagtccagtcgtttaggaggagttcagtcacatacacacgaataaaagaaatatatatatatatatatatatattcaagtcAATAATGCTGTTCTCAATAATTAAACTTATGTTAAGGAGGTCTTTACTGATTAAAAAATCATACCCGAGCAGCGCACAGTGGACTTTCGTCGGAAATATCAATTCTGTCCTGAACATCATCATCTGCCTgtgaaaaagaaagaaattaatgaGACATTGGTCACATAACACAGGAGAATCAAATGAAGTACAATCTATTGTTGAATAtctcatatacagggtgtccataactctctggacaaaggtatactacattattgctcaggtcaagacaaacatatttcaccatatgaacatgggtctccgatgcttatgTCTGTCCGCCTGTctgtgtttttttacaaaaaaattaatatctcaaaaactaataaattgaattatatcaaatttgtctcaaatgtttatgataacaaggccagttactgaaaaaatatcatgaaattatctttagcattttcaaaatggcggccttaataactttttaacttttaatatcttaaaaactagcatttttctcaagaactcaaataataacagtttttagaggatattataacaaatctaatgGCACCAACATTATTTGAATCGAATAATAAATCATTGATTTAGAGcatatttactgtgacaagacatggcccacattgagagctaccgtttattcagtttttgtattgttagctattcgctgagaacctcaacaATGCTTTTTTTATGGGTTCATTTGTTACATTAATTTCTTCAAAACTACCCtttaaattcagtttaattattttaaatctcttctAGTGTCATTTAACCAAAATTGATCTTCAAGTGCTTGAAATTACGAGTGCAGCACGAAGTTTTCTGCAAAGCAGTTCAGAACCTGGAAACTTCTTGAGAATCTttactattcaatttaatttcacattttctTCCAATTTACTTGCTTAATGTGATCTCTAGGTTTTATTACACGATACGGAATTAAAAACTGCTCATCACTATTCCATTTTATTTCTTGGCGCATTTCAAGACATTCAatataaaaatcatgttaaataataaaaaaaacttacaggAAAAGTTTAGCTGTTATCACAaaacaaacagctgttttaaaattCGACTGAAGTAAAACTGATTTATTTACTTGTTGCTTATctgtattttactgaataaacaattaattgtttttaaataacattttttatctcCGTCTTATCCTCATGGGGAAAAACAAACTTTGAAGGTGGAGTGTTTACTTTAGATCATAATAAAGAACAGTTAAAACCACTTTAGACAATTACAGAAAGGCCATTTTTGACAcctcaatgaaataaaattgattcatAAATAACAGAGGATTTCTGTTTACAATAATTTCCTTATCTCTTATACACATGGATACATTTTGaaccaaataaaacaatattactgcTTCAATAAGATATGCAACAATTAACAacctaaaactataattttaccCTGCAAAATCTTTTATGagctttgttttaatataactatGTAATCCAGACACAAAACGCATTATGAAAAGTTGTATAACGTGGGCCCCTTAAGTTTATATACTCCCATACCCAACCACCCATCCTCCAAATGGGTTACAAAACATAATTGGCAAGCCGTAAACCAACAAGTAAACCGAAACCATCTGTTCTGTTCCATAGTCATTGTAGAACATGTAGCAACAGCCTAGATACGAAAATCTACTTTATTTGGACCACTCCCTGTTTTCCTAATAAGTATTAAATCCCTAGTAAAAAGCAAtcaatatgcatttaaaattacaatcccAACTCCAATTATCTATTTACAAacatgatttctattttatttgatgaaacatttttattcactcTGGTATACCGTACAAAGTTACTTCTTTTACTTACTATGCTGTATTTTCTCCGCTCGTCCTGGAAGAATCCTCTAACAAAAACCGGTTCCTTTCTTAGCAGCTTTATTACATGTTCACTGGAAAAATTAAATCCAACATGAGCATTACACCACACacctcataaataaaataaacacaagagAACTAAAACTTGAATAGATGTATTAGTgagtaactaatataatttatggacaaaaatggcaaaattatgctacatcatatttttttttcatttaagtcagaaacatattttttataaatgaatacaaataatatttttatatgagcCTGTTGTTTTCAtcattttataccaataaaaatgtagtgtatagatagataatttttggatttatcatatttaatgttGAGTACGTAAAACAGTAACAGTAATAGAAACCTATGTACTTGACACCGGTGGCATAGATAGGAGTCAAGAGGGTTCGTTGGTTTGGACACAACACCCACATCATTATAGTGGccctcatttagttttttttacagtatataGAAGACGATAAACAATCTTATGCTGGTAGAGACAAAATTTAATATGTGTCTAGTTTCAATGGATCACGGAATTGATGTTGCTTATAACTCATACAAGGACGCAGTCAGCGAGGGGGTCTTAGGGATCTGGACccccaaattttattttatatatattatttgaataatttagtattactgacatgtactactgaaagatcgttctcaaaatagaaacgggtcaagaactttttaaggaacaaaatggggaatgagcggttgactgtacttgccttactttctgtccactacaaGAAAGTATCAATCGTTTTGACcccccaaaatgttttcctggcttTTTCTTCAACTGATACAACATTCACATTAGTTGCATCACCTGGCTTAGTTTCAAATAGCACTGAGCTTATTCCCAGTAAGCAGTGTTAAATAAAGAATAGACTACTCACGCAGGATACTCGTCGACGGACTCGCAGAAGGTGGACCCGCGAGCACAGGGCGGGGGACCTGCAGTATTGGGGACCACAAATATCCTGTCCTCCAGACTGTCGCTCTTCTCCTGCGAGGCACTGGGAACTTGGTCTGGGAACACTATGGAGTCTCTCATGCCTGTGTGAAAAATTACGCACATCTTAAGATTTCAAGATTGCAAAATGTTCGgtcataatttattgtttttgactttttgacactaaaaaacagttattttaaattgtgttatacttgtatattttatgAGTTATAAACAACAACATTGAGGTTATATAATGGCCATGCATCTACATAACATGGAGCCAAAGTTTAAAACAGTGCTTTAAGTAAAACCCCATCTCAAATCCAAAAACGATTCACTTTAGAAAgttggattttaatttttcaatgctaatgaattgttaaatatataatttatctgtACAAAAATAGTTgaaccaaaatttatatttaatactcatATATGTTTTCTTACGGAAAGATGTATTACTGAAAGAAAGGATTACACTTATGTTCAAAATTGTCTATAATATATTTGGAAATGCCCAGTGCAAGACATccttatagttaaaaaatacataaaaaattaactatagcTAGCAGCAATTAGCCTGTGAACTTTGAGTCATCTACTCAACAGGCTTAATTCCAGGTGCGAACTGCGACGTGTGGTGTGCCAGCAGACGCACTCATAACTGCTCTGAATTACTATGTGTGACACTTTCTGATAATTCCATACCGAACAATACTTTCTTCGagttaactataaatttatacccaaatttaattattatctaaatccaatacaaatatttttgaattgttgtAGTTTGTTTTGAATAGCATGAAGAGACTGAAAAGAAGATTTTTGATCAAAACAATATCTTTCATGACCAATTTTCAGATATacttttgattataataataattcacatCTAAtggaaactaataataaaaaattgtaagaatGAACAATGCATTTGGTAAAGAAAAATATTGGATGACATTTAATTTGTATCGCTGTACAGCAACAAGAACTGTGACAATTTTATGTCACTATGAGGAGAGATCCAATCTCTTACATACTAGGTAAGTAGACTTATAAATGGATCTGTATAAGCTTTTCAGGAtcctagaattaaaaaaaatctgttaataattagagataatctagtaaaaatatataaatctcttCCACGTTTGGTTTAAATAACgcttttttaaaaggaaataaatgttatttttaatcagaAAAAATATGAGAACAGAACTAAAGAGCTGTCTATACCATCActtctaaaaatattctttaacactgTTTTAAAACTGCCTTGAATCCTTAAAAACTACGGTTAACATATTAACTGTGGTTGATACCTTATGGCACAAAGGCTGGATCTAGTCCTAAATGTGGAGGGGGCCACCTGAGTTTAAATTTATCGTTACcaaaatgaaattttgcatttcaATACAACAAAACCTCAAATTGCCACAAAAAATTTAGTTCacttacctttaaaaataatataaaataaatctcagtacttaattacacaatatatacaaaagTGTATAATCATTGCTGTATGAGCAGTATTTGTTCAACACTTTAATCAATGCatatcaaaatttacttatactCAAAGTTTagttcatataattaaattagtttgaatTCTTATGATTAGAAAACAAGAATGATTGTTTTtccataaaaacttattttttcaaaatctcgGATGGGGGACCCTATGACCCCCCCCCCTCCAGGATCCACCACTGTAAGGTGCAGAATTAGAATGAGAGTACTCAaaatcactcagtatagagccgctgtaaaaatattaaagaacctCAAAAAGATGATATGTAAATTTTTgctctttataatttattctctATTTTAAATAGAGAAAACAGAAAATGCATCTCTGAATATTCACAACAGATCCAAATTGTAGATAAGAGGTCATCAATAGAGAGGTCAATATTTGGTGGGCAGTTCTCTGATGGTGCGATACACAAGCATATTCACAAACATTCACGTTATATAAAAAGACAGAtaaacgtagctatggtgggaaaggttgatacaatatgaatgttgagttcagctccaacTCAGCTTCCTCTTAGAGCAGTGTCTAGAATCTAGCGctgtgttcgtctgaagagataggAAAAAAGTCGACGACgcaaagctcaaaacgaacaatttacatcatttcgacatcagagacaccttgaCGCTTCACTAAGAGTAAAGTGAAGTGGAGGTTAATTCTACAATCATATAAAAAGAGTTAATACTGTGTTAGTCATAAACTTCAAGTTATTTGTCATTTCCCTCATACACTATTAAGATTTCAACatttacttaaacaaaattatggattttcttaagataatttgaaaggataataggatacGGACGTTTGACATTgtgatttgttacaaaaatagaacacaataACGCATGCTTAACCTTAAGTTGTTGTCACGTGATGAAAGGATGGTTTCCAATCCTCAAACctcagtgttctatttttgtaaatataacgaTGGTAGTTGTCAAAATCCTATGATGGACAAGTGCCTTAATGCAGTAGTACGTCTGTTATTGAAAATTGGGAAATAGtcttattggtttacattttgaaTCAGAGCTTGAGCAGATGTAATGCTCCATACAAGTAAGCTGGGCACaatctttttataattcacttccttctgctattttattttcaaaagttgaagttaaattaattagCAGGCACAATATACTCCTGAATATTTTCACAGCCGCCAACGTTAGACCTGATGCCCAATAACGAAGCATCAGACCCGTATTTTGCTAAGCTATGCAGACATTATAATGCCAAAACTTTTCATACTTTCAGAAGATCGCTTCCGGCGCTTCTTGGACCGCCGGGGAGGAGGCGGTGGCTGTACAAGTGGTGGCAGTGGAAGAGATGCTGCCTCCTGGTACATCTCCATCTCTCCATCTCCGTCTGTGTCACTCTCTCCCTGGCTTTGCCTTTCCACTGGCTGCTCTCCGGTTTTTCTGTGTCACAGATAAAGATACATATAAGGATCATATGTTATTAAAggctgaaaaaacaaaatatgtaaattttaatctaaaaaagacatacattatttttaaacccatAAAATATAAGTGCACAGAGTGCATTGGTAGAAAAAATGTATGTGCAATAAATAAGTGTTCTATTTTTGAAAAGGTTAGGAATTTATGTTGATTCTGATgttaattggaaaattaatttacaaaaattaaaacagcaCACTTAGATAATTCTATTTCTTGCAAAACACAAGTAGTACAAAGATACTGAGAATGCTGTACTTTGCTATGGTTCAAAGCAGGattgaatatgaaataattttaatgtgtttgAAATCTCCTTAAATcctatatattttcaacaaaaacattttataagattgattttatttaaaagtaagttagAGTCCTCATTCCCATTATtcttagaacaaaatattttccctttAACAAACAGGTTGACTGCCATGAGTACCATATTGGTACTCACTCCAACTTTTTGTGGAGCCATGAGTACCAATATGGTACTCAGTAAATTGAAAATTACAGCTGATTAAAGattgagttattttattaatattgtaaactataaccttgaaataatgtttatgtttttaataaagggttaattttaactaatacatATCTTAGCAAAGGGaaatttggttttgaaaacaTGATCAAGTTGGCAATTGTTACAAATcatgtttgtaagaaaaaatCAGCCTTAGTTTTAGTGGAACCTCAGCTGCGGCAACATAATTTGACTAAACAAAACACATGAAGTAAATGCACCAAATGCCATCAAATGAACTGCAAAGAAGGAGGTAGGGAGTTGTTAGagcaaaagaaaacaaaaaaggtgTATACTAAATGCCACCAATGTGAAATCTTCCTGTGCAAAGACTGCTTTTACATTCAGCACCCACCAAAAGGAAAATAAAGGACTATAACTTCATAAaccaatttattataacattttgtgaactttactctttatttgtttgtttgctaaatagtaataaaaagatttgtattttatcaaTAGGTGACctaaaaattgtattagaatttttttagaattttaatattgtgtcATTTTTATCTCCTACCTCAAGTaacacacttttattttatacagggtgttctgaaaaaaggtgcccataagtcagggcgtgattcctcacatcaaaataagaaaaaaaggtctaattaacataggtccgaaaatgcttagttaccaagttatacagggtgaaagatttcgtctgaattttagttccctgctgcaacgaagccctacgggtatttgttggctgttaattaagatgttacaatttagcgtacttttatgtaaaatgaactgaaaaattggaataaaaaaaccgtttccagacctgtagctacagtaatttttaagatatgtgacgaaataacgcgaaaacttggtcccgaaaaaaacaagttacatttaggtttgaagcagatttactatgttaaatgtacaataaacacaaaatattttttcacggtacttgtagaaaatttaatttcgaagagaaagatgtaaaataagtctataatagacaaacgcaaaactttaaaaaataatccttaattacatacaaaacgcatgaaaaaaatagacaaaatcttgttaagctctctacaaatgtaatattgaaattaaaacaagctgtttttattaaaacaaattaatgagttactattattttttatcaagtaaatatttttaacaacggcactcgcactaacttgtagattaaagtacagatcaacacacgcacttaatgagcaatggaaaaa
The Homalodisca vitripennis isolate AUS2020 chromosome 4, UT_GWSS_2.1, whole genome shotgun sequence DNA segment above includes these coding regions:
- the LOC124358970 gene encoding protein spaetzle-like gives rise to the protein MVQISCQCCLLVIATVFLAVRPTLELFVGKTGEQPVERQSQGESDTDGDGEMEMYQEAASLPLPPLVQPPPPPRRSKKRRKRSSESMRDSIVFPDQVPSASQEKSDSLEDRIFVVPNTAGPPPCARGSTFCESVDEYPAEHVIKLLRKEPVFVRGFFQDERRKYSIADDDVQDRIDISDESPLCAAREHTVYPKMAKNIEGNWLFVINQDEYIQGVRVEKCLNDRECSFPASLPNGYRSQCKQKYIYRKLVALNGTGQGVISDSFQFPSCCSCVIKLDHTHNRFGGSSGGSGGAPLPLPLTLPKSTPTPLKNKKP